A stretch of Gammaproteobacteria bacterium DNA encodes these proteins:
- the rpsJ gene encoding 30S ribosomal protein S10: MATTGQRIRIRLKAFDHRLIDQSAREIVETAKRTGAQVRGPIPLPTKKERWTVLISPHVNKDARDQYELRTHKRLMDIVDPTDKTVDALMKLDLAAGVDVQIKLS; the protein is encoded by the coding sequence ATGGCAACGACAGGACAAAGAATACGTATCCGATTGAAAGCATTCGATCATCGTTTGATAGATCAGTCGGCTCGAGAAATAGTGGAAACGGCGAAGCGTACGGGTGCTCAAGTGAGAGGTCCAATACCGTTGCCTACCAAAAAAGAGCGATGGACTGTATTAATCTCGCCGCATGTGAACAAGGATGCGCGGGACCAGTACGAGCTGCGAACTCACAAACGATTGATGGACATAGTTGATCCTACCGACAAGACAGTGGATGCGCTGATGAAACTGGATCTTGCCGCAGGTGTAGATGTTCAAATCAAATTAAGTTAA
- the rplC gene encoding 50S ribosomal protein L3 has product MTIGVVGRKAGMTRVFTEDGASVPVTVIEVEPNRIAQVKTMENDGYRAVQVTTGARRTSRVNKPAAGLFAKAGIEPGRGLWEFRLNDGEGEDYSTGSDLKVDMFSAGQKVDVTGTSIGKGFAGVIKRHNFSMQDATHGNSLSHRAPGSIGQNQTPGRVFKGKKMAGHMGNVKRTAQNLEVVRVDADRNLLLIKGAVPGAKGSDVIVRSSVKARS; this is encoded by the coding sequence ATGACTATTGGTGTAGTTGGTCGCAAAGCCGGGATGACTCGGGTTTTTACTGAGGACGGTGCGTCTGTGCCCGTTACTGTAATTGAGGTTGAGCCCAACCGCATTGCGCAAGTAAAAACCATGGAAAACGATGGCTATCGCGCTGTACAGGTTACCACCGGGGCTCGTCGTACGTCTCGCGTTAACAAACCTGCAGCAGGATTGTTTGCCAAGGCCGGTATTGAACCGGGTCGCGGTCTGTGGGAATTCAGGCTGAATGACGGTGAAGGCGAAGATTACAGTACCGGTTCTGATCTTAAAGTGGATATGTTCTCTGCAGGACAGAAAGTCGATGTGACCGGCACCAGCATTGGTAAAGGTTTCGCTGGTGTTATTAAAAGACATAACTTCAGTATGCAGGATGCTACTCACGGTAACTCTTTGTCGCATCGGGCACCGGGTTCTATTGGTCAGAACCAAACGCCTGGCCGCGTTTTCAAAGGGAAAAAGATGGCTGGTCACATGGGTAATGTTAAGCGCACCGCACAGAACTTAGAAGTTGTGCGAGTTGATGCGGATCGAAATTTACTGCTGATAAAAGGGGCCGTACCCGGTGCCAAAGGCAGTGATGTCATCGTGCGCTCTTCTGTAAAAGCACGTAGCTGA
- the rplD gene encoding 50S ribosomal protein L4 — MNLQLTTATGKASKKTVEVSDAAFAREYNGALVHQVVTAYLAGARSGTRGSKSRADVRGGGAKPWRQKGTGRARAGTSNSPIWRGGGMSFALKPQNHSQKVNKKMYRNGVRAIMSELVRQERLVVVESLDLEAPKTKELVDKLKALGLDDVLIVVPQVDEKLGLASRNLFKVGVCTPTDLSPVALVGSDKVLMTVDAVKQLEGILS, encoded by the coding sequence ATGAATTTGCAATTAACCACTGCAACAGGCAAGGCTTCTAAAAAGACCGTAGAGGTTTCTGATGCAGCATTTGCCCGCGAATACAATGGAGCCTTGGTTCATCAGGTTGTTACCGCTTATCTGGCCGGTGCCCGTTCCGGGACGCGTGGCAGTAAAAGCCGAGCTGATGTCAGAGGCGGTGGTGCGAAACCGTGGCGGCAAAAAGGCACCGGTCGTGCTCGTGCCGGTACCTCCAATAGCCCAATTTGGCGCGGGGGCGGCATGTCATTTGCGCTGAAACCACAAAATCATTCGCAAAAAGTAAACAAAAAAATGTACCGCAATGGGGTTAGGGCCATCATGTCCGAGTTGGTTCGCCAGGAACGTCTCGTGGTGGTTGAATCCTTGGACCTGGAAGCGCCAAAAACCAAAGAGTTGGTCGATAAGCTTAAAGCATTGGGTTTGGATGATGTGTTGATTGTTGTTCCTCAAGTGGATGAAAAACTGGGTCTGGCTTCACGTAATCTATTTAAAGTGGGTGTGTGTACGCCAACAGACTTGAGCCCGGTTGCTCTGGTAGGCAGCGACAAAGTACTTATGACTGTGGATGCGGTCAAACAGCTTGAAGGAATACTCTCATGA
- the tuf gene encoding elongation factor Tu (EF-Tu; promotes GTP-dependent binding of aminoacyl-tRNA to the A-site of ribosomes during protein biosynthesis; when the tRNA anticodon matches the mRNA codon, GTP hydrolysis results; the inactive EF-Tu-GDP leaves the ribosome and release of GDP is promoted by elongation factor Ts; many prokaryotes have two copies of the gene encoding EF-Tu) has protein sequence MPGDNVAMTVTLIAPIAMEDGLRFAIREGGRTVGAGVVSKIIE, from the coding sequence ATGCCTGGAGACAACGTGGCGATGACGGTGACATTGATTGCGCCGATCGCGATGGAAGATGGCCTGCGCTTTGCGATCCGTGAAGGCGGACGCACGGTAGGCGCCGGTGTGGTTTCCAAAATTATCGAATAG